The Polaribacter tangerinus genome has a segment encoding these proteins:
- the tgt gene encoding tRNA guanosine(34) transglycosylase Tgt, whose translation MKFDLKTTDQKSKARAGVITTDHGIIETPIFMPVGTVGTVKGVHQSELKKEVNPDIILANTYHLYLRPGLDVLEKAGGLHKFMNWDRNILTDSGGYQVYSLSGRRKINEEGVKFKSHIDGSMHFFSPENVMETQRTIGADIIMAFDECTPYPCDYNYAKRSMHMTHRWLDRCINHLEKLPFKYGFEQTFFPIVQGSTYKDLRKQSAEYIANAGAQANAIGGLSVGEPAEEMYAMTEVVTEVLPEDKPRYLMGVGTPINILENIALGIDMFDCVMPTRNARNGMLFTAHGSINIKNKKWETDFSPIDEMGITGVDTMYSKAYLRHLFVAKEMLGKQIASIHNLGFYVWLTREARKHILAGDFREWKDKIVKQMDNRL comes from the coding sequence ATGAAATTTGACTTAAAAACTACAGATCAAAAAAGTAAAGCCAGAGCAGGTGTAATTACTACAGATCACGGAATTATAGAAACTCCAATTTTTATGCCAGTAGGTACTGTAGGTACTGTAAAAGGCGTTCATCAATCGGAGTTAAAAAAAGAGGTTAATCCAGATATTATTCTTGCCAATACATATCATCTATATTTGCGACCAGGGCTAGATGTGTTGGAGAAAGCAGGAGGTTTGCATAAGTTTATGAATTGGGATAGAAATATTTTAACCGATTCGGGAGGATACCAGGTGTATTCTTTATCTGGTAGAAGAAAAATAAATGAGGAAGGCGTAAAATTTAAAAGCCATATCGATGGCTCTATGCACTTTTTTTCGCCAGAAAATGTTATGGAAACTCAGCGAACTATAGGTGCAGATATTATTATGGCTTTCGACGAGTGTACACCTTACCCATGTGATTATAATTATGCAAAGCGCTCTATGCATATGACTCATAGATGGTTGGATAGATGTATAAATCACCTAGAAAAGCTTCCTTTCAAATACGGTTTTGAACAAACTTTTTTTCCAATTGTTCAAGGAAGTACCTACAAAGATTTAAGAAAACAATCTGCTGAGTATATTGCCAATGCTGGCGCGCAAGCAAATGCAATTGGGGGGCTTTCAGTTGGGGAACCAGCAGAAGAGATGTATGCAATGACAGAAGTAGTAACCGAAGTATTGCCAGAAGATAAACCAAGATATTTAATGGGAGTTGGTACGCCAATAAATATTCTCGAAAATATTGCTTTAGGTATTGATATGTTCGATTGTGTGATGCCAACAAGAAATGCAAGAAATGGGATGTTATTTACAGCACATGGAAGTATCAACATAAAAAATAAAAAATGGGAAACTGATTTTTCTCCAATAGACGAAATGGGAATTACTGGTGTAGACACCATGTATTCTAAGGCATATTTACGCCATCTTTTTGTTGCCAAAGAAATGTTAGGTAAACAAATAGCTTCTATTCATAATTTGGGCTTTTATGTATGGTTAACAAGAGAAGCAAGAAAGCATATTTTGGCTGGTGATTTTAGAGAGTGGAAAGATAAAATAGTAAAACAAATGGACAACAGGTTGTAA
- a CDS encoding DMT family transporter: protein MLENKLKNYLLLHFIVFIWGFTAILGALITIDAIPLVWYRMLLAVLFIVLYFVWKRKSFKTDKKSLLKFFITGVIIALHWIFFFKAIKVSNVSVALVTMSTGAFFTAFIEPLFFKRKLKFIEIFLGLIVILGLYIIFNFESQYKLGIIYALIASFLGALFAVLNGLFVKMYEASSISLYQLFFGVVFITVYLFFTNGFSVSFFKVSLSDWWYLLLLSSICTAYAFIASVKIMKFLSPYTVMLTINLEPVYAIILALLIFKEKEQMSSSFYFGASIVLFVVLLNGILKNKGALKSRFLKNNPRKK, encoded by the coding sequence ATGCTAGAAAATAAATTAAAAAATTACTTATTACTCCATTTCATAGTATTTATTTGGGGATTTACCGCTATTCTTGGGGCTTTAATTACTATTGATGCTATTCCGTTGGTTTGGTATAGAATGTTATTGGCAGTATTATTTATTGTTTTATACTTTGTGTGGAAAAGGAAATCTTTTAAAACCGATAAAAAATCTCTTTTAAAATTTTTTATTACTGGAGTTATTATTGCACTGCATTGGATTTTCTTTTTTAAAGCAATAAAGGTGTCTAATGTATCTGTTGCATTAGTTACCATGAGTACCGGTGCCTTTTTTACAGCATTTATTGAACCATTATTTTTTAAGAGGAAACTGAAGTTTATTGAAATATTTTTAGGATTAATAGTTATTCTAGGTCTTTACATTATTTTTAATTTTGAAAGTCAGTATAAATTAGGAATTATATATGCATTAATTGCTTCATTTTTAGGAGCGTTGTTTGCTGTTTTAAATGGTTTGTTTGTAAAAATGTATGAAGCCAGTTCAATCTCTTTATATCAGTTGTTTTTTGGAGTTGTATTTATAACTGTGTATCTTTTTTTTACGAATGGTTTTAGTGTTAGTTTTTTTAAGGTTTCTTTATCAGACTGGTGGTATTTGTTGTTGTTAAGTAGTATTTGTACAGCCTATGCGTTTATTGCTTCTGTAAAAATAATGAAGTTCTTGTCGCCCTACACGGTTATGTTAACTATAAACTTAGAACCTGTATATGCCATTATTTTAGCATTGTTAATTTTTAAAGAAAAAGAACAAATGAGTTCTTCCTTTTATTTTGGTGCCAGCATCGTTTTATTTGTAGTTTTGTTAAACGGAATTTTAAAGAATAAAGGAGCCTTAAAATCGAGGTTTTTAAAAAATAATCCTCGAAAAAAATAA
- the rluF gene encoding 23S rRNA pseudouridine(2604) synthase RluF: protein MDSNKHTTINLNKFISSSGICSRREAEKFITEGRVTINGKPTQLGNRVAKNDVVKLDGRPVIPKNKTLYIALNKPVGIVSTTDDREPKNIVKHINHPERLFPIGRLDKPSEGLIFLTNDGDIVNKILRAGNNHEKEYIVTVNKLINDDFIEKMGNGIPVLGTITNKCKVEKISAKIFKIVLTQGLNRQIRRMCEYLDYEVVKLKRTRIMNVELGYLQTGDWRELTDQEMQQINKMVASSSKTAEASIIEKQPKVHKKKKKAAPVKNNFNRKSASFRKSSPKNKRNSSGKKKRW from the coding sequence TTGGATTCTAATAAGCATACTACAATAAACCTTAATAAATTTATAAGCTCATCTGGAATTTGTTCACGAAGAGAAGCAGAGAAATTTATAACTGAAGGGAGAGTTACTATAAATGGCAAACCAACACAACTTGGTAACAGAGTAGCCAAAAATGATGTTGTAAAGTTAGATGGTAGACCGGTAATTCCTAAAAATAAAACTCTTTATATTGCTTTAAATAAACCTGTAGGCATTGTCTCGACTACAGATGATAGAGAGCCAAAAAACATTGTAAAGCACATTAATCACCCAGAAAGACTGTTTCCTATTGGACGATTAGATAAGCCTTCTGAAGGATTAATTTTTTTGACGAATGATGGAGATATTGTAAATAAAATTTTACGTGCAGGAAATAATCATGAGAAAGAATACATTGTTACGGTAAATAAATTAATTAACGATGATTTTATTGAAAAAATGGGTAATGGGATTCCTGTTTTAGGAACAATTACCAATAAATGTAAGGTAGAAAAAATAAGTGCTAAGATTTTTAAAATTGTACTTACTCAAGGTTTAAATAGGCAAATACGAAGAATGTGCGAGTATTTAGACTATGAGGTTGTTAAGTTAAAAAGAACCCGAATTATGAATGTAGAATTAGGGTATTTACAAACTGGAGATTGGAGAGAGTTAACCGACCAAGAAATGCAGCAAATTAATAAAATGGTTGCCTCTTCCTCTAAAACTGCAGAAGCATCAATAATAGAAAAACAACCAAAAGTTCATAAAAAAAAGAAAAAAGCAGCACCAGTTAAAAATAATTTTAATAGAAAAAGCGCCTCTTTTAGAAAATCATCACCCAAAAACAAAAGAAATAGTTCCGGAAAAAAGAAACGTTGGTAA
- a CDS encoding alpha-ketoglutarate-dependent dioxygenase AlkB family protein encodes MDLFSTEPIKNILPFDGVANYHGAILDSNECDYFYNELMKTICWKNDEALIFGKKVITKRKVAWYGTKAFSYTYSGITKTALLFTDHLLQLKKKVEKESGETYNSCLLNLYHSGDEGMAYHSDGERMLKKNGAIASLSLGAERKFSFKHKESNQRIDILLERGSLLVMKENTQTNWLHRLPPTKKVQTPRINLTFRTIV; translated from the coding sequence ATGGATTTATTTTCTACCGAACCTATAAAAAATATTTTACCCTTCGATGGCGTTGCAAACTATCACGGTGCAATTTTAGATAGCAATGAGTGCGATTATTTTTATAACGAGTTAATGAAAACGATTTGTTGGAAAAATGATGAAGCTCTTATTTTTGGTAAAAAAGTAATTACAAAAAGAAAGGTTGCTTGGTATGGTACAAAGGCTTTTTCTTACACTTATTCTGGTATTACAAAGACCGCATTACTTTTTACAGACCATTTATTACAACTTAAAAAAAAAGTAGAGAAGGAGAGTGGAGAAACCTATAATTCTTGTTTATTAAACTTATACCACTCTGGGGATGAAGGAATGGCTTATCATTCTGACGGAGAAAGAATGTTAAAGAAAAACGGTGCAATTGCTTCATTGTCTTTAGGTGCAGAAAGAAAATTTTCATTTAAACACAAAGAAAGTAATCAACGAATAGATATTTTGTTAGAAAGAGGAAGTTTACTAGTTATGAAAGAAAATACTCAAACCAACTGGTTGCATAGATTGCCACCAACAAAAAAAGTACAAACCCCGAGAATCAACCTAACGTTTAGAACTATAGTGTAA
- a CDS encoding NAD(P)/FAD-dependent oxidoreductase, translating to MSKNVVIVGGGIIGLSTAYYLVKEGYKVTIVNSTNGFTGASHINAGYITPSHFIPLAAPGVITKGIKWMFNSSSPFYVKPRLDIDFIKWSLAFKKSATKAKVAKAIKPILDINLLSRDLYEKLKSNADFDFHYQKKGLLMLYKSDKVGEEEWSIGKKGIEKGLYVEHLSAKEVSNLEPKVNLNIKGGIYYHSDAHMTPSVFMKEMQSFLLKNGVIFYHNEKVEDFIVENRKVLSIVTNQRTLKAEEVVLAAGTWSSNLTKKMGLKIPLQAGKGYSINVKSNTNISIPAILCEAKVAVTPMQGFTRFAGTMEIGGINEKINKNRVHAIANASKKYFEGLEITSKEIENASCGLRPCSPDGLPYIGKSKYCKNLTIATGHAMMGWSLGPATGKLVAELLAETKTSIDIAAFHPDRKF from the coding sequence ATGTCTAAAAATGTTGTAATTGTTGGAGGTGGTATTATAGGTTTAAGTACTGCCTATTATTTAGTTAAAGAAGGTTATAAGGTTACCATAGTTAATAGTACTAACGGATTTACTGGAGCTTCACACATTAATGCAGGTTACATTACACCAAGTCACTTTATCCCTTTGGCTGCACCAGGTGTTATTACCAAAGGAATAAAATGGATGTTCAACTCTTCGAGTCCTTTTTATGTGAAGCCAAGACTCGATATCGATTTTATAAAATGGAGTTTAGCGTTTAAGAAATCGGCTACAAAAGCTAAGGTTGCAAAAGCCATAAAACCAATTTTAGATATCAATCTTTTAAGTAGAGACTTGTACGAGAAATTGAAGTCGAATGCCGATTTCGATTTTCATTATCAAAAAAAAGGACTGCTTATGCTTTACAAGTCCGACAAAGTGGGAGAGGAAGAATGGAGTATTGGAAAAAAAGGGATTGAAAAAGGCTTGTATGTAGAGCATTTATCTGCTAAAGAAGTGTCTAACCTTGAACCTAAAGTTAATTTAAATATTAAAGGAGGTATTTATTATCATTCAGATGCACACATGACTCCTTCAGTTTTTATGAAAGAGATGCAATCATTTTTATTAAAAAATGGTGTTATTTTTTACCATAATGAAAAAGTAGAAGACTTTATAGTAGAAAACAGAAAAGTATTATCTATTGTTACAAACCAAAGAACCTTAAAGGCAGAAGAAGTAGTTTTAGCAGCAGGAACATGGAGCTCAAATTTAACCAAAAAAATGGGCTTAAAAATTCCTCTGCAGGCAGGTAAAGGATATAGCATAAATGTAAAAAGTAATACAAATATTAGTATTCCAGCAATTTTATGTGAAGCAAAAGTAGCAGTTACTCCAATGCAAGGTTTTACAAGATTTGCCGGAACAATGGAAATTGGAGGAATTAATGAAAAAATTAATAAAAATAGAGTACATGCTATTGCCAATGCTAGTAAAAAATATTTCGAAGGTTTAGAAATAACGTCTAAAGAAATCGAAAATGCTAGTTGCGGTTTAAGACCTTGTTCTCCAGACGGATTACCATACATCGGAAAATCTAAGTACTGTAAAAATTTAACGATAGCTACAGGTCATGCTATGATGGGTTGGAGTTTAGGTCCTGCTACAGGAAAATTAGTAGCTGAGTTGCTTGCAGAAACAAAAACATCCATAGATATTGCAGCTTTTCACCCAGACAGAAAATTTTAA
- a CDS encoding M24 family metallopeptidase gives MNKFGIGGSTSTIELAKITPKQASVKPIELEEYKKRVLNLSQQMKAQNIVAVYLNAGANLNYFTGTHWRPSERMVGAVVLQNADVHYIAPNFEKGTIQDFMQVKGSIHCWEEHENPHLLLFKILQENGILSGEVQVDETTPFSIIHNFLTHRNSYLITTATSIIANCRMIKSASEIAIMQHVMDITMEVHKAAAKILRVGITTTEVENFIHEAHKKYGIPSGSYFCIVLFGVDSSFPHGVKNPKKLEENDIVLVDTGCQFYDYISDITRTYVFGKATEKQERIWNIEKETQQAAFEASILGNTCSDIDTAARSVLEKHHLGPDYNLPGLPHRTGHGIGLEIHEYPYLLKGNETILKPGMTFSNEPMICVPNEFGIRLEDHIYITKNGPKWFTNPAYSIYNPFGI, from the coding sequence ATGAATAAATTTGGAATTGGAGGTAGTACTTCTACCATTGAATTGGCCAAAATTACACCTAAACAAGCAAGTGTAAAACCTATTGAATTAGAAGAATATAAAAAGAGAGTTTTAAATTTGAGTCAACAAATGAAAGCTCAAAATATAGTTGCAGTGTATTTAAATGCTGGAGCAAATTTAAACTATTTCACAGGCACGCACTGGCGTCCTAGCGAACGAATGGTAGGAGCAGTTGTGTTACAAAATGCTGATGTACATTACATAGCTCCTAATTTCGAAAAAGGAACTATTCAAGATTTTATGCAAGTTAAGGGTTCTATTCATTGTTGGGAAGAGCATGAGAATCCGCATTTATTACTCTTTAAAATATTACAAGAAAACGGAATTTTATCAGGAGAAGTACAAGTAGATGAAACGACTCCATTTTCTATAATTCACAACTTTCTTACCCACAGAAATTCTTATTTAATTACAACAGCAACATCAATAATTGCTAATTGTAGAATGATAAAGTCTGCTTCAGAAATTGCTATTATGCAACATGTAATGGATATTACAATGGAAGTACATAAGGCAGCAGCAAAAATTTTACGTGTAGGAATTACTACTACAGAAGTAGAAAACTTTATTCATGAAGCACATAAAAAGTATGGTATACCTTCAGGTTCCTATTTTTGCATTGTTTTATTTGGGGTTGATTCTTCGTTTCCTCATGGTGTAAAAAATCCAAAAAAATTAGAAGAGAATGATATTGTATTGGTAGATACAGGTTGTCAATTTTACGATTATATATCTGATATTACACGCACGTACGTTTTTGGTAAAGCAACCGAAAAACAAGAAAGAATTTGGAATATTGAAAAAGAAACCCAACAAGCTGCTTTTGAAGCATCTATTTTAGGAAATACTTGTTCAGATATTGATACAGCTGCAAGGTCTGTTCTAGAAAAGCATCATTTAGGACCTGATTATAATTTACCAGGTTTGCCACATAGAACTGGCCACGGAATAGGATTAGAAATTCACGAATATCCATATCTTTTAAAAGGTAATGAAACTATTTTAAAGCCAGGTATGACTTTTAGTAACGAACCAATGATTTGTGTACCTAATGAATTTGGAATACGATTAGAAGATCATATTTATATAACAAAAAATGGACCAAAATGGTTTACAAATCCAGCGTATTCAATTTATAATCCGTTCGGTATTTAA
- a CDS encoding acetyl-CoA carboxylase carboxyltransferase subunit alpha, which yields MEYLDFELPIKELQEQLQKCEIIGEESDVDVTATCKKIEKKLAEARKDIYKNLTPWQRVQLSRHPNRPYTLDYIKAICGDTFMELHGDRSVKDDKAMIGGLGKIGDQSFMFIGQQKGYNTKTRQYRNFGMANPEGYRKALRLMKMAEKFGIPVVTLLDTPGAYPGLEAEERGQGEAIARNIFEMTRLKTPIITIVIGEGASGGALGIGVGDRVYMMENTWYTVISPESCSSILWRSWEFKEQAAAALKLTGTDMKKMKLIDGIIKEPVGGAHADREGAFAAVKNQIVKAFEQLKDLTDDDLVNKRMDKYANMGVYKE from the coding sequence ATGGAATATTTAGATTTTGAATTGCCAATAAAAGAGTTGCAAGAGCAACTACAAAAATGTGAAATTATTGGCGAGGAAAGTGACGTAGATGTTACTGCTACTTGTAAAAAAATTGAAAAGAAACTTGCTGAAGCCAGAAAAGATATATACAAAAATTTAACACCTTGGCAACGTGTTCAATTATCTAGACACCCTAATAGACCTTATACCTTAGATTATATTAAGGCAATTTGTGGAGATACCTTTATGGAGCTTCATGGAGATAGATCTGTAAAAGATGACAAAGCTATGATTGGTGGTCTTGGTAAAATAGGAGATCAATCTTTTATGTTTATTGGACAACAAAAAGGGTATAACACCAAAACACGTCAGTATAGAAACTTTGGAATGGCAAATCCAGAAGGCTACAGAAAAGCCTTGCGTTTAATGAAGATGGCAGAAAAATTCGGAATTCCTGTTGTTACTTTGTTAGATACTCCAGGAGCATACCCAGGTTTAGAAGCTGAAGAGCGTGGTCAAGGAGAGGCAATTGCAAGAAATATTTTTGAAATGACTCGTCTTAAAACACCAATTATAACAATTGTTATTGGAGAAGGAGCTTCTGGTGGAGCCTTAGGTATTGGTGTTGGAGATAGAGTATATATGATGGAAAATACATGGTATACAGTAATTTCTCCAGAGTCTTGTTCTTCTATTTTATGGAGAAGCTGGGAGTTTAAAGAACAGGCAGCTGCAGCCTTAAAACTTACCGGTACCGATATGAAAAAAATGAAATTGATAGACGGTATCATTAAAGAACCAGTTGGAGGTGCTCATGCAGATAGAGAAGGGGCTTTTGCTGCGGTTAAAAACCAAATTGTTAAAGCGTTCGAACAATTAAAAGATTTAACAGACGATGATTTGGTGAATAAAAGAATGGATAAATATGCTAATATGGGTGTTTATAAAGAGTAA
- a CDS encoding 4-hydroxyproline epimerase, whose translation MSRNTFFCIDAHTCGNPVRVVAGGGPNLVGENMSEKRQHFLKEFDWIRKGLMFEPRGHDMMSGSLIFPPHHPENDFSILFIETSGCLPMCGHGTIGTITVAIEEGLITPKIPGKIRMEAPAGLVEITYQQTNKKVDWVKLVNVKSYLAAENLSIDCPELGVLTFDVSYGGNYYAIIDPQENFSGVQDFTASKIVYFSQILRERIQQKYPNLFVHPEDPTIRDVTHLLWTGTPLDKSSSGRNAVFYGDKAIDRSPCGTGTSARLAQLYAKGKLKINEPFTHESYIGSKFIGTVEAETTLGGKLAIVPSIQGWAKIYGYNTLIIDKEDDPYAHGFQVI comes from the coding sequence ATGAGTAGAAACACTTTTTTTTGTATTGATGCACACACTTGCGGGAATCCTGTGAGAGTAGTAGCGGGCGGAGGCCCTAATTTAGTTGGCGAAAATATGAGTGAAAAGCGTCAGCATTTTTTAAAAGAATTCGATTGGATTCGCAAAGGGTTAATGTTTGAACCGAGAGGACATGATATGATGAGTGGCTCACTTATATTTCCACCTCATCATCCTGAAAATGATTTTTCAATTTTATTTATAGAAACCTCGGGTTGCTTACCTATGTGTGGTCATGGAACTATCGGTACTATTACTGTAGCTATAGAAGAGGGATTGATTACTCCAAAAATACCAGGAAAAATAAGAATGGAAGCTCCCGCCGGTTTGGTAGAAATTACTTACCAGCAAACTAACAAAAAGGTCGATTGGGTAAAATTAGTAAATGTAAAAAGCTATTTAGCAGCAGAAAACTTATCTATAGATTGTCCGGAATTAGGTGTATTAACTTTTGATGTTTCTTATGGAGGTAATTATTATGCAATTATAGATCCGCAAGAAAATTTTAGTGGTGTTCAAGATTTTACAGCTAGTAAAATTGTTTATTTCTCTCAAATTTTAAGAGAACGCATCCAACAAAAATATCCAAATTTGTTTGTGCATCCAGAAGATCCTACAATTAGAGATGTTACACATTTATTATGGACAGGCACTCCTTTAGATAAAAGTTCTTCTGGCAGAAATGCCGTTTTTTATGGAGACAAAGCAATAGATAGAAGTCCGTGTGGTACAGGAACCTCAGCAAGATTGGCGCAGCTCTATGCAAAAGGGAAATTAAAGATAAACGAACCTTTTACTCATGAGAGTTATATTGGCTCTAAGTTTATTGGTACGGTTGAAGCAGAAACTACTTTAGGAGGTAAGTTAGCTATTGTACCAAGCATTCAGGGTTGGGCAAAAATTTATGGTTACAATACTTTAATTATTGATAAAGAAGATGACCCATATGCACACGGATTTCAAGTAATATAA
- a CDS encoding LptF/LptG family permease, which translates to MKIIDWYILKRYLVTFLFTLLILIPIAIAIDVSEKVDNFLEHPNLGFSEILNDYYVNFTIYYTNTFMPLALFIAVILFTSKLSNNTEIIAITNAKVSFTRFLYPYFVGATLVTLLSLAMNHYVVPNSSKIRKEFEKKYISSAKQKNELKYVSDFSLQLTDSTYIYLRSFNVDTNSGYDFTSETYKGLELQSKLSADNLRFNINDSTFSLTNWRIRKIYPNHDSIFKGRKIDTVFSFTPKDLIYKSAFAQEMPSDELLDFINLSKKRGVKNLNAYLVELYKRTSLPVASYILTIIAVALAFRKRRGGTGVNLALGVGVMFVYVFFMKIGEVLGSVAGVNSLLYVWLPNILFGTLAVYLYINARK; encoded by the coding sequence ATGAAAATTATAGATTGGTACATATTAAAACGTTATTTGGTAACATTTTTGTTTACCTTATTAATATTGATACCAATAGCTATAGCCATTGATGTTTCTGAAAAAGTAGATAATTTTTTAGAGCATCCTAATTTAGGATTTTCAGAGATTTTAAATGATTATTATGTAAACTTTACAATATATTATACCAATACTTTTATGCCTTTGGCATTATTTATTGCCGTTATTTTATTTACCTCAAAACTTTCTAACAATACAGAAATTATAGCTATAACAAATGCTAAGGTTTCTTTTACACGTTTTTTATATCCCTATTTTGTAGGTGCAACTTTGGTAACGTTGCTCTCTTTGGCAATGAACCATTATGTAGTTCCGAATAGCAGTAAAATTAGAAAAGAGTTCGAAAAAAAATATATTAGCAGTGCTAAGCAAAAAAATGAATTGAAATATGTGTCTGATTTTAGTTTACAACTTACCGATAGTACATATATTTATTTAAGAAGTTTTAATGTAGACACCAATTCTGGATACGATTTTACTTCAGAAACATATAAAGGCTTAGAGCTGCAATCTAAATTATCTGCAGATAATTTACGCTTTAATATTAATGATTCTACTTTTTCTTTAACCAATTGGCGAATTCGTAAAATTTATCCCAATCATGATAGTATTTTTAAAGGTAGAAAAATAGATACTGTGTTTAGTTTTACACCTAAAGACCTGATTTATAAGTCCGCTTTTGCTCAAGAAATGCCCTCAGATGAGCTTTTAGATTTTATTAATCTATCAAAGAAAAGAGGTGTAAAAAATTTGAACGCATATTTAGTAGAGTTATACAAACGAACAAGTTTGCCCGTTGCTTCATATATTTTAACAATTATAGCTGTAGCACTTGCGTTTAGAAAAAGAAGAGGTGGTACAGGAGTAAATTTAGCTTTAGGTGTAGGCGTTATGTTTGTTTACGTTTTCTTTATGAAAATAGGCGAAGTTTTGGGCTCTGTAGCAGGAGTTAACTCACTTTTATATGTATGGTTGCCAAATATATTGTTTGGTACATTAGCAGTTTACCTTTACATTAATGCTAGAAAATAA